tctatCTTGAATTAATATAAAGAATGCAGTTAAAGCCGTCGTTGTGAAGGATTTTTGAAACTTAAGTAACTGGCATTTCAACTTTATACCCAAATCataatgaattattttcctCAGGCAGGCAAAGTTCacataaaaatagttttctacCTGAATAtgataaataacattttcctgCAAGGAGAACCTTTTTAGTGCAGTAGCttgctgtcaaaaaaaaaggaagtattgCTGACTCTCTTGTTGTTTAGGCATGAATTTGAGAGTAGGGTTTTAGTGGTGTTCAGTTGGGTCTATTTAGAAATTGATAAGGCAGGATTTCTGTTTGGCTGGTGAAGGGAAATGTTTAGGAACCAAGACATGATGTCTGCAATGTACTAATATGTGTTTCTATAGTAAAgagtttaaagaaataaaaatatcattcaGTAAGCTGGCTGAAAGTTTTTGCTGCAACTCATCAACTAGGCTGTAAGTGCTAACTGCACTAACTGCGCTAAGTTTCGCTAAGTTTAAAATGTCAAGAACTTATCAGCCTGAGCGACTCTTTACTGACCTATGAAAAATCTCCTGTGATACCTGTTTTACCAACACTGCTCTGAAGGGAGTAGCTAGAGACAATGCAGAATTATGTTTGCTTGAAGCTCTTAAATTTACAAAGATATTTCACGTTGCAAAGTTACAGCTCCTGGAGAGACCTTGGTATTTGtcacaggaagaagaaaaacatctaaattaaatatatataatgtatCTGTTCTGGGTGTGTGAGTGTTTAGAGATCCATTTTCTGATCACAGTTTCTACTGTCTGGATACTGCGACCTCTTGACAAGACTACttactgaaatagaaaaaattTCTCGAACATTGTCACATCAGACTTAAATGTATTTGGTTGTGGAAACTTCTTAATTGGAAGATGTAATAAAGCATCTGATACAATGGTAATAACAGTGAGAAAGTGACCTTTCTTTGttgtgttggtttttgtttgggtttttttttttaggaattgCTTCCCAAAAATGTCAATCACAGTTGGATTGAGCGGGTGTTTGGAAAGTGTGGTAATGTAGTTTATGTCAGTATACCCCGATATAAAAGTACTGGAGATCCAAAGGGATTTGCTTTTGTTGAATTCGAAACTAAAGAGCAAGCAGAGAAAGCTATTGAGGTGAGTAATGGTGCCTCTGGTCTGTTAACATTCTTCCTGGTTGACACTTTGTTGTATGGATGATGTAGCTTTTAATAGTTCACTTATTGAATCTTAGAGGAATTCCTGAAATATAGTAGTTTAAAAACTTAACTTAGCAGGAGTTACGTTCCTGTCTCCTACACCCAGACCTCAAATCTTCAGAAGTGTAATTCTGTTAATAACCTAGAGCCCTAGTGGAAGCATAGTGAGTACTGTTGGAATAATTAGGTTGGCTGCGCTTGGCTTCTATTACAGAAATGAGGACCTTGGTTTAGCAGAGGACTGGCTGTTTCATCAAACAAGCATGACCGTACCTGACTTAAATGTGATTTGAAAATTTAAACACGTTTGTATTTCCATGTCATTATGGTAACGGGTGCATAAAGATATCACACTAATAATAGAAAATCTAGCACGGTCTGCACTTAAAAAGCTGTTGCAAGCAGCACCAAAAACTCACCATGCCAGTTAAAAAACAACATATGTACTTCTTGAATCATGAGGGACTGCGTCATTCTTGAGTGAACGCAGGACTGCAGTTTTTGACTTGGATGGAGATTCTTCtaaaaagatacatttttaaCAATGGATTGTggatttcttttaagtttttgaATAATCCGCCAGAAGAAGCACCTCGGAAACCTGGGATTTTCCCTAAAACAGTAAAGAATAAGCCTGTTCCTGCACTGAATACGAGTAGCAGCACTGTAGTAGGTAAGTATTAACTTATTGAGATAGGAAACAAACTGATCTGCGCCTCAGCCTCTGAGGAGAAAGTTCTCAACTGATGCATTACTGTAGTCTAATCTCGTGTTTCTTAAAAACtataaacataaaaatgcatGTTGCTGTTTGTTTGCCAATGTAGACTTAAGAATTCAAGTATAAAGCTAAAATACATTcaatttctgcctttttgttttcctgctggataaagtaattaatttctttcttgctctGTTGCCAGCTGCAACCATTAGTCATTGTtaggctggcagagcagctttgACAATTTTGACAAATTTGAGAcagattgttttaaaaatatttaatattgagGAGAAAGATACAGACGTAACAGCAAAATTGTACTCAAAAGATAGTGCTGGGTTTGTGATCATCTGGCACATTTTAGGGCAAACCTTGTGTATACCTTGGTATTCTCTCTGCTGAAACTTTCTGAAAGAACTGtgaaaaaaagtagatttttgcctttcttcctgTTTAACTCTTGCTCTTTGAGCAAAGCTCAGTCTATAGCAGCATATTCACAATCCTGCTTTTCACAGTTTCTAATTACGGTTCCTGAGAAGGAATCCCAACGTCACAGCTGAGCATGTTTCCAGTAAATACCATCTACTGTAATTTACAAAGCAGCGTTACAGGATTATGCTTCAACTTTGATCACAGAATGTTTCCTCATTTCTGATGACGTGATACCTTTTCCCAGACTTCAGACATCTTCCCATCTTTTTCATGAGCATAATGATGAGTCATATGTTGTACTTCTCACTATTATCACTGAGTCTTTGTTATACCAGTCATGattaggacaaaaaaaaaaatcaaagataaaaacatgctttttaaaacatgctttaaaaCCACTTGAGATAATCTCTACTGTTTCCTGCCGTTCCCTGCCTATGACAACTTCGAAACAAGTAGACAGTATTGAAAATAAAGTATTATTCAGATCAATTTAACATTCTTTAATTTAGGAAGCAAACAGTTCATTACATAAATGGTGTGAGATATTCATTGGGCCGAgtatctccttttcttctcgGAATACAAAGTGggtgtcttttttattttctgctctttttttggCCTGGGAGGAGGAAGGTTATCTCTTCTCAAAGACAAGTAAAGGGTGACATAACAAAATGTGCATCTCTTAAGGAGAAGCAAAGAAGTTTAGCTCCTTTAATTTGAAAGTAAATTCTTCCTGTAGTCCACCTGCCTTtgtgaccttttttttccttttctgcttagaATGGAAGAACTTTGTTGCATAGATAGAGGTGGCAGAGAAAGGCCTTTCATTTAATATCCCAGGTTATCATGACATGTTGTTTACTTAGGTCAGTTAATGTGAACTACTTTTTAATCACTGGCAGTTTTAAATATTGTGGTTTTAATAatacagaggagaagaaaaaaaagaaaaaaaagaaatccaaaatcAAGAAAGAGAGCAATGTACAGGCAGCTGTAGAGACAAAGGAATCAAGCACAAACACTACGACAGAGCAAGTACACAAGTCAAAAAGACATAGGAATTCATCGGAATGTTCAGAAATGGAGGCAACCGAAACCCACAGGCAGCCctcaaagagagagaaaagaaaatgggacaGAACCGAAAGCTCGGAGGTACCTTGGGAAAGCAGaccagggaagagaaaaagaaccagCTCTGGAGATGGTGAGACGTCAACTCCCAAACTCAAGAAAACTGTACAGAAGGATGAAGTTTGTCCCGTAAAAGAAGAACCAACAGAAGCTCCAAAAGATTCCAACGGTAaagttttttgcatttcttttgtatGCATTTCTGAATCATGAAATTTCAAAAGCTTCAGGTTAAACCCACTGAGTTTCAAACTGAAAACTGGTAAAAGATTGTTCTGCTTGGGTCAGTGGGTGAAAAAACAAGGTACGTTTAGGAATATGGTATTCCCTGCAGTTAAATTTAAACCCGGCAAAGAGATAAGCTGCAGGGAGAGTAGGAAAGAACTTTCAACACTGAAGCAGGTAGATCTCATCAGAAGCAAAATTCGTTCACAAAGATGCTAATATCAATAGAACTTCACTGAAGTAAAGGGTGGATTAAATAGCCTAGACAAATGGCGACAGTTCAACAATCTAGATAAGTAggattaaaatataaaagaaaaagctgatgaTCCTACCTAGTTTCTCACATGAGATAAGATCCTAGTTTCTTACatgagataagaaaaaaaaaacaatagatGGGATTAAAAGATGCATTGAAATCACATGTGGGTAGACAAGAATCTGATTAGAGACTGAACTCTAGGGTAGCTGAGAAAGTGGATCTGTCAATATTGGGcctaaacatttttcttttggacttTTTAATGTAGATGTTTCTGCAGaagaagacaaagagaaaaaggacaCATCCCTTTCAAAATCCAAAaggaaacataagaaaaaacacaaagaaagacaCAAAATGGGTGAAGAAGTCATTCCCCTCAGAGTACTTTCCAAGTAGGTTATAAAATGTAACCTTGCTACGAGGTAGCTGGTCTATGGGCGGGGTGGAGGGTGTATTGTTTAGTTACCTCCTACCCTTCTGCAGCATTGATAGCTTTAATTTCACTTAAATTTTTCACTGCAGTATTGGTAATAGCATATTATTTTAAGatatatgcatatatgcatataaaatGCATATTATTTTAAGATAATGGGGGTTCAGCTTATTTGTGCACACAAATCGTGAATTTTTACATGCACTTGTGCAAAGGCAGTTTCTTCAGACCTCGGAAATTTGAAATATTGGGAGTTGGGGAAAGTCTTTGAACATATACAGGTGTGAGAATTTTTTGAATATACAGCTATACATATGAACTGTCAGTGACAGGAAAGGTTTTGCATACTTTATTGAAATTTTATTGCTTAGTTAACCCAGTCATACAGCAATTTCACAATTTTTATACAACCAACCTTTGGAATGTTTTAATTCAGACTGCTTAAATCCTTGTATGTCTGACAGTCCATCACCATTGCTAAAGTGCAATTCcaatttttaaagaacagagtTGCATATTAGCAACAGTATTAGCCTGTAGCTTAATAGgttcaaatattaaaatttaaataaatctttGTTAATTACTGCTGTGTGGAATTGACCAAGCTGGCCTCTCAGGAGTCACCACAACTAAAACATGGAAGCACTTACTTTTTAGGCAGCCAGCAAGTACCTCCATGTTAAAGTCGAGGGGGTCCTTCCCGTGATATgtgcttgctttatgtttaaCAGAGAGCTCGTGTGCAGTGCAAATGCATACTTTTATTTTAGTATCCACTTCAATATATGCTTCTTGGGAAGAGGGAAGTGTTATTCAGTTGAGAATCAAGGATTCACCACCACTAAAACATGGAAGCACTTACTATTGAGGAGCAAAGCAAGTACATCCACATTTAAGTTGTGGGGGTCCTTAAGTAATACACAGTTGATAATGCAATAATAAACCCCAGACGTTTATTACTGTGGCTGCTTTGAGCTGTAATTAATTTCTAGAAATGCATCCAAGAACTTCAGGATCCACCGCCACTGAAACATGGAAGCACTTACTTTTTTAGGCAGCAGGTACCTCCATGTTAAAGCAAAGGGAGTCCTTAAAAATTAAagtcaaaaattttttttaacatacagGCCACTGAAAAATTAATCCTGTTGAGTAACACTTGTGCTCTTCGGTTTTGCTGGAGAAGCGTTCCATCCATCTGCTTCTAGccaaaattcttcatttttctcttcccggatttaaaaaaaaaagtgactgaagtgtagaaaaaaaagggggtggaAAGTGGGGGGAcgaaaaaacaaaacctcttgGCTGGTTCAGTATTGCGATCAGGATTCACCTCTACTAAAACATGGAAGCACTTACTTTTTTGAAATCACAGAAAGCACCTCCATGTTAAAGTAAAAGGGGTCCACAAAAACCGCTGCTTGTCCAATTCCACTGAGATTCTGAGACCCCTGCAGCAAATACAGAGAGAGTCTTAAACTTGAGTTAAATatagcaaagggaaaaaaaaaataagttttaaagaGAATAAGCATTGCAAATACTTGCCTGCCTCATTCCTTAGGGTCCTCTTCTTGCTTCCAGTCAAGTTAACAAGAAGTACCTCCCTGAGCTTGTATTTATACCAAACCTCCTATGGAATGGTGTTGCCTTTTTatctcacagaatcattacGTGGgtcttttgttattttaatgtctttgctCTGTTGAGAATGTATGATCCTGGGTGAGTCTGGATGCTTTTTTGAAGTATACAGTTGTCAGTGTTAACAGCTAAAACCATTACCACAAGATATCCTCCTCTTTAAAAATCCTCTATCAGCTTGTTTGATAGCACAGATTAGGGTAACAATGAGTCGTTCTCACAGTGGCACTATAGGCATTGTGTTTCTGAGGAGCAAAGCTCGAGCTGTTTGCAGAAACATCTCCATGTTAAgtgtatgtaaatatataaattgcTTCCATGTGGTGGTATTTTTTAACCCAAATGCATTTGAATAGTAAGGAATGTTCTTATCTCAGTAGGATTTTGGTGAGTTTAACCAGTTCTTGATTTTCCATCAATGATTTTTCTAGAAAATGACTGGGTCTTAGTATAGTAACACAGGAGCGAGTTCACTGAGCTAATTCAGTGAATTAAGAGTTCACTGTCTCCGATTTTAGTGCCTGTGCTCTAGTTCCAGTAGAAAACTCAGTTTTCCAAGCTGTCCTATAGGTTTTCACACTGTGTAAAACAAATTAGGGAGTCTCTGTATTTGAATGATGGGTTGATCTTGTTAGAATTTGTCTGGAATATTAAAagctaaagcaaaataataaaaatgcagttattGAACTTAACCTAAGTGCAGGGAGATCTCTAATGGCAAGGAAGGTCTGCACTACTCAGCACGTTCAGCTATTTGTAAGCTCTTTTGTCTTAATTTATTGTGCTTCTAAACGTTATTTTCTTGTCTACAACTGACATCTTGTGCCTGTCTTGCTGCTTATAGGACCGAGTGGATGGATTTAAAACAAGAATATCTGGCCCTTCAAAAAGCCAGTATGGCCTCCTTGAAGAAAGCAATGTCTCAGATCAAACCTGAGTCTGTTGGACAGATGGAAACAGAATCTGAAAATGACAAATGTAATCCTGTTTGTGATgttattttgcttgttttcttcatgaTTCATGCAAACATAAATTATTTAAGGTGCTGGTCCTCCAGgaacactgaaaaatgtttttgtcttctggaaTGCTGATGCTTTCTCTGAATGCCAAATATTATTAGAAGCAGCCCCCCCCTCACCTAGATAGCTTTGGGACTAAATAATTTTAGAAGTAAAGACTAAACAAGTAGTTTCAGCATATTCCTGGAGCATTTGTTAAGCTTAAGGATCTTTTTAGGTGACTATAATTATAAAAGCCTCAGAGGGGTAACAAGAATCACCTTTTTGATGATGTAACTTGGGCCTGATTTGCTTTGGCTTAACTATACCTGCAGTGGTTTATGAAACAATTTTTCTATGTAAAGCGTTAAAAAATGGCTTGCAGTTGAGTTTTATCACTTTTATGGTTAAAATTAGCTTTGTATGTATGTTCTCTTAGTTAAATTTTTACGCTTTCCAGAGACAAAATCgcttttttcctgctctgggATCCTCTGTACTTCACTAACTTCAGTACTGACATTTCAATACCAGTCTGCTTATTTTAATCTAGAGGATATGAGGGTTCAACTATTGACTGTAATCAAtagaatataaattattttgataagGAGACACTGTAGGCTGTAAAAACTTCTCTAAGACTTTTCTTGAAGCtactttctttgtccttttttctgttttgctcacATTGACCTTACCTTAGGTACAGATAAAATAATATATAGGTT
The window above is part of the Phaenicophaeus curvirostris isolate KB17595 chromosome 4, BPBGC_Pcur_1.0, whole genome shotgun sequence genome. Proteins encoded here:
- the LARP7 gene encoding la-related protein 7 encodes the protein MTGMETETSRDKAVEEESTEQKKEREKKKRSRVKQVLADIAKQVDFWFGDVNLHKDKFLREQIEKSRDGYVDISLLVSFNKMKKLTTDGKLIARAVKSSSVVELDLEGTRIRRRQPLGEQPKDVDSRTVYVELLPKNVNHSWIERVFGKCGNVVYVSIPRYKSTGDPKGFAFVEFETKEQAEKAIEFLNNPPEEAPRKPGIFPKTVKNKPVPALNTSSSTVVEEKKKKKKKKSKIKKESNVQAAVETKESSTNTTTEQVHKSKRHRNSSECSEMEATETHRQPSKREKRKWDRTESSEVPWESRPGKRKRTSSGDGETSTPKLKKTVQKDEVCPVKEEPTEAPKDSNDVSAEEDKEKKDTSLSKSKRKHKKKHKERHKMGEEVIPLRVLSKTEWMDLKQEYLALQKASMASLKKAMSQIKPESVGQMETESENDKSTREDSAPPAKANTMGPQFVSGVIVKIISTEPLPGRKQIKDALAALADVAYVDMLEGDTECHVRFKTPEDAQIVMKSHKEIQIKNNWKFEVLTGDHEQRYWQKILVDRQAKLNQPREKKRGTEKLIAKAERMRLEKTQQTSKHIRFTEDN